ttttgtaaaagctaacgacggacTACGACGACGACCggcgacggacgccaagtggtgaaaaaagctcacttgacccattgggccaggtgagctaaaaagggatGAACAATCGACTCGTTTTCTTCCGTATTTATAGAAAGGTATATTGcacaataaatcaaaattcTGAAAAGGTGATTGACGATCTTCCGCAAAAATATATGGATTCTATCAACTAGTACAGAATGtatatgaaatttaattaatgaTACGTAATGATTTACCATTATCGGCAATCAAGTAGATATTAGTATTTCTAGTTTtaccaaataaacaaaaaaggttAAAGTGTATAGTTCAGATCGCAGTCAGTATTCAAGTTGCACGAAGgtcatatacattttatttgcatCAAAAACGCATCATACAGTTTAAGCACCCATATACTTTGATTCTTTTGTGGTTTTACAgtctttgtttatttcattttttttttatcaaactgtCAATTTTGCATATCGATTACATACTTTGGGCCCAATTTCACAATTAACATGCAAAAGGTTACATTTTAGACCGTGAATGGGTTTTTGTAAATGAAGAGGAAAATCGGTTCTATAAATTGCATACTAATTTTGTTTAATACCCAAGCATTAGAAATAACTACTTGCAAAAAGTGTGTATTTAAATGCAATTGTGAGACGTTAGTTATACACTGACGATTATTTAGTCCATCCATACAAATTTAAACCACTCCTTTTTGGAAATTCGGTCATACGGTTATTAGTACTTTATAAACAGTTGAACATTTACTCTTATAGTATTTCTATCCGAAAATGATGAAGTTGTTGTGCACCGATATGCTGCCTATATTGATTTGCAACCCTGGTTTTATAACAGGGTTCAAACGACATAGCACAGCTTTTGATGGTATGtctataaaaaatgaaaatagtaaAGGTATGttaacattattatatatattgtatattctTGTCTTATTTTCGTGTTGTTAATATATTTCTGTTGGTTtcttatcattttgttttaattgaataCAAGTTCAGACTTCTAACAACCAGGATACtcaaaaagtatgtttttttttatcattcctATATGTTTCTAATCTGTGCAAATAgttttttgaaattgataatattCTACATCAAATGAAGTAACTATGACCCACACTTAGTTGTACACAAGGGCTAACAATGGTGTAAAACTCCAATGTTTCAATAAATCGTTTAATATGAAATGCAATGAAATAACAACAAATGCATTGATGTTTAATCATATATTTGTGCACGCATATGGTTAAAAGATCATTTAAGCCTATAAATGAATTCCTTGTATTTCTGTCTATTTTATTTCTGGTGATAAAATGCTCTTTTTTACTCATTTATATTAGATATAGAGTAGTAGTAGGACTCTCAAAGCCTTGACTACaaggctttttttttatctggttgttgtctcttcgatACAGACCCCATTTAAATTCGACTAtagacatattttaaataaacgaGATAAACATAGCATGTATGATgtcaacaactggttttagaataaatgtatttatgttCGATACGAAGACACTATGAGGGAATCAATATTCATACCAAAATATgctatgttttatatttacgaCTAATAGGAACAATGTCCCTGTAACTAATCTTAAATTGGTTGACTATTTTTTCATCTCAAAAAACCTGTTGTAATAATATTATAGTAGTGCAGATATTTCTTTCCTTAAAATCAGATAAGttgttacatatatacatgaGCGAATcgaacaagttgagatatatatgTTCTGTtgaatggtgaagttgaaatcatcccttcgtaaattttacggacgccatcacgagttggttgaccgttatggaataaccatttcacaattgatatcggatatgttccttacgtcgtaactacaatcaccttccctttcatgaatttgacctaccgaattagactatttaccggatttgtaatcacataagcaacacgacgggtgccgcatgtggagcaggatctgcttacccttccggagcacctgagatcacccctagtttttggtggggttcgtgttgtttattctttagttttctatgttgtgtcatgtgtaatattgtttttctgattgtctttttcatttttagccatggcgttgtcagtttgttttagatttatgagtttgactgtccctttggtatctttcgtccctcttctgtACAAGGTGTAAGtttgaacaaattataaattgtacaggatttttgtacaaattataagtGTTCTGACACATAATGTCTTGAACCAGCTGATACAGGTTTATCTTCTCAAATGTACcagtttaaattcaaatttatacttTTCCAACCTAACAATAATTGATATTCTCTTTGTCCTCAAACTGAAAATGAAGATACCTGAATGGTTTGTTCTCCTCATACAATATTGATATCCAGAAAAAGTCATGTTTCTCGTATAAAtggtcagtattatactgtTACCTGTAGTTGTAAAAATATGAGGGAAGTCTGTGAAACAAAAGAATGTGCGCTTGCATCATCGATTTATGTTGAGCAGTTAAAAAATactgataacttgtacaaacAATCTGtaaacattataatttgtacaacatTACAACTTGTACACACTAAAAtaatggtaccaattttcttgcactagatgcgcatttcgacaatacatgtctcttcagtgatgctcgtggccaaaatattcgAAACCCAAAGCTTAAATAAAAGATggagagctataatccaaaaggtaacaaaagtatagccaaatccatgaaaggaatcagagctttgcatgagggagatacattccttaatttataataatttctaatattttgtaacagcaaattttaataacacaaaaaatccgtattttcatgccaataccgaagtactggctactgggctagtgataccctcggggactaatagtccaccagcagaggcatcgacccagtggtagtaataaaattaacggtaccaattttcttgcaccagatgcgcattttgtcaatacatgtctcttcagtgatgctcgtggccaaaacatttgaaatccaaagcttatataaaagatgaaacaTATACACCATAAATGGTGACAAGGGGAcgtcaaaattcaaaaattgataataaacaataacaaatggAAAACGCTGTTTTATAATACATGTTGGTATTAATGTATCTCTAAAGTAAATAATAGGTGTACGTAATTCTAccagttttgtttaaatacaaaacaatacaacacgaaatataatattttctttaaaggaATGGCATTGACAttcattcaaattcatttgaaaCGCACACATACAATCACAATCACACAAACACTTGACAACGTGAATAATGTATTTAAAGTCCAAAAACCTATTGTTTGTGTATATTAGCTTATTTTACTTCATTAAGACATAGAAAATTTATGACATATTTTCAGATTTGACTTTGGGTTGTAACcccgatttttgtttttcagtttttcGGTTAATCCATTTATGATTGTGGAAGAGTGGTAatttactgttgcctttatgtcaACAGTCAATTGTTGTGGTGGGggataaaatgttttgaaatataaaagtaagataTTTTCAAATCCCGAAACGTTTTCCATTCTTACATACTATTTTAAGAATAGAATAAATCATACTAAGATCAAAACATCAACAACTCTTATTATTCAATTCATAAACACAAACGTCATTTTCAATACGTAAAAAAGACTTAGGCGTATAGGTTTTGAAAtagcaaataaataatattccTTTGAGAGACAAAACACGACACTGTTGCAATTGCGATGAGAGAAAGAaggtaatttctttttttgcaaCTTATTTTGTTCCATGAGTTAGAATTGCTATCACACAAAACAAATCATGGATATGAATGAATAGGTTGTATGgttttaaatcttagtttgTTATTGCTTTTGACTGCTATGATGATGAggttaaaatacatttttcaggATTAATTATACAAGGTTTAAGTTATGACAGCGAAACTGGAAAGCGTACAAATCATTTCAAAGGAACATCATATTCAACTAGAACATTTAAAAGTAAGTACGTTTTCGGTGGATAGTTTGAATGGGCTCCTCACGCAATGGACTATTATAtgtattgttgaaggcctaatGCTACCTTGATAATTTTTGTctgatactgtggattcatttattttcatgtgtataagtatttcagtTGTTGAAGTAAGGTTGTGTCTGTGTGGATATctgatttcattgttttatcaaACTCTGCAAACAAAACATGTAGAACACTTGGAATTCGTTGACCATTTGAATTAGTAGTAAACCTGTACACATGATCAAACGAACAAATTACGAATTGGTACCATCGAAATAACATGAATCCATAGTATCCAAAGTGCAAACATATTTTAgggaaatatatatacattcaaaGATACTTAGttttgtttaagtgtttgaTCCCAGATGCGATCGAGCTCTGTGTTTCATCTCAAACAATCAAAACATAGGAATGTTACAGTATAACACACATGGTAGTGGCGAAGATCAAACGTAAATGTCGGGATAGTATAGATTTTGTATTATAAGTTTAAGATCTAATTAGGTAAGGGCATTAACATACACATCTCaatatttctacatttgaaTCAAATAATATTGCATATCAACTTGACATTCtaggatattatttttttacgaaATCTGTTAAAGTGGCATTAGCATATAACTGTTACTAAATTTTACTTtcagatttcattaaaaatagaCCGATCCGAGCTGCTGGTGACCAGCCAGCAGAAGGAAAATGTCAAGTTTTCAAGTGGGGTGGAACATCTGGAACTCACTGGTACAGTTGCTGCAACaattgtaatattcctggaaaTACTCCCTCATGCGATGGTAACACTTATCAATCCGCTAGTAGCAATAGCTATTGTAGTAAATGCGGAGAAGACAACGGCATTAGTAAAGCtagtaaatataaaaacgaaTTCAAATGTGGTGATTGTGATGGTCAAGATACAAACCGGAAAAAGTGCCTTCAGGGATTAAGAATGATATATAACATCCCTGGGCTTTGTTGGGcacatattttatgttttaaaaaattttgtgAGCAGTCATACAGCAGACGAAAAAGGGATCTTAATACTATACCCGATACTTGCTTTAATCTTAAATGTGAAGTAGGAGAAACAACATCAAATTGTCCGGTTGATTGCTGTTCTAAGAAAAATCCATCTTGTACATGGAAAAAAGATACGTGTTTAGCCCAATGCTGTGGAGAACCAACATGCTGTTTGTCTTCTACTGGAAACGTGTTGAAACTAAACACCTACATGAATTTCGGAATTGGACTATTTCTGATTATTTTCCTTgtactataacatgtataactgtATTCTATTTTagttaatttcttcttttttccttAATTCTCTTCTTCCTTTTTGAAAAGTCCATCATCAACATAGAATGACTAATACTAAGTTGTTTTTACTTGATATATGTATTTCCCGGGATCCATATATCCTGCTATAAAGACATCGTTTTGACAACTTCTATATCTTTTGTGTGTTGTGTGATTGCATAAATAAACTATGGTAGCAGATAATGTATGCCTCGTTGAAACATTAACACAGTGATATAGAAGAACATAAAACGTACAGACGATACACTTtgttaaaaatgtcatttataatATAGCAGGGAAGTTGTTAAAAAGTTCAATCGCGACATTaacaaataatattcaaaagtttaatatgttttatatacattctatctttataaatttatagttatctctaaaaaaattaaaaaaagtaaagacGAGTCTTGTGAATGCCCGAATTCAAACATGAATATCAACATTACTCTGCGATGCGTAATTTTTGGAAGCACATTTCTGTTTTTCTAATGATCAGGGGTGAAAAAAGTAACTAGAAACTCACATCAGAGTAGACggcatatttagatatatatggCAATTATGTATTAATAATCATGGCTGCTTCTGTACAGTTTATGGCATGTCTTGGAAATGTCTCCTTGCTTAAAATTGCTACATGAGTGCACGATTTAAAGGCTATAAATGTCAATCAGCTGAATAGAAGATCTATGGTACAGAGTGGTAtgacaattttttctttaaacgcttaaatcactaaataatttattcatgttAAGTATTATGCTCAATTAAACATGAGTATGCATTTCATTGGTTGATATTTTACATAGCGTTAGAAAACTGTGCTCAACTATTTTGCCTACACATGTACCCATTATAACATGAGCATATAACATTGAGTGAAGGAATTATATCGATTCTAAGAAGATAAATACAGTATTCGTATTTAAAAGTATAGATAAGTAACCAACCAAAtcatttataagattttattttgttttaaaacgtaCGTTGTAGTACGTAGCAATACCGACATAGctagataatacaattaattatcgAATTACTAACACATTGCTTAATTAACATCAAGAACAATAATTGCAAACGTTATACTTTACTATGTCCAGTTTTTAGAAGTTTTCCTATGATGGCACTTGTGTGACGTCAATTCACTCGTGTGTCAGACAAAGCGTGGTTCTGTTGTGCTGTTTGTATGTTTCGtagtgtagtggttagtgcatcggtcTACTAAAAGAAAAGTTCCTGGTTCAATTCTGGTTTTGGGATGACAATTTCAGGGACTACATGTTGGGCTCTCCCTTGGCACCTTTGCGAGTATGGCCTtcaggaaacgatgatagtacGTCGGAAGAGATAAAAAAGAAAGGCTGACCCGTGTTAGGAGCGAGagatatctcttgcacgtaaaaacactcttgtagatttcgaaaaagaacAGGCTAATACCGCTTCAAGTCAGCACTAGATCCGCAAAGTGGACAGGAATTACTACAAGTTGCAActacttgtttcccaatccacaataaataaatatgtttaaactaaactaaacttaACTTTATGTGCTGCCCTATGTTGTTCTACATGTTTGATTTAATTCTGTGTTTAGTctgcacttctgtgttgatttagATATCAATTACaagttcatttttataaatttactgttttcggaagtatgaatattttgaatactaAGGATTTGCTTATACCAGGCATaaataaccttagctgtatgtaataaaagtattttttagaTTTGTGTCATCGACgctctttaattttataatttattgactTTCTGactatttttatctgagcgtcactcaTAAGTTTTGTGAAGAAGAAATGCGTGCCTGACGAATTTCCAATATCTATATATGAGTGATAGTGCTAATGTTAACAGCTACATACCAGAGTATCATTAAATTAAAAGGCGGTAATAGGTTAAAGACATTTGAAAATGGGGAAAACGAACTATCTTAAAACACAGAAAACTCCAGACACTACAGTTGGGTCCAGACCAAGCATTACATGTAGGCGTTTACTTTCGCGTTTACTTCCACGTTAACGTGAAAAAATGCGccttttattttcttcaaaagaaaaCGCACGTTTATTGTTTGTGGTAAACGCTCATTTAAGCAGGTTATCATCGTATCCTAGAAACATCGActtgaaatatcaaatgataaGGGACAAAATTAAATGACCAACTGGTCATTTTCGATTGTCATGTTGATGATTATagttaattaataatattataacacttttttaaataaatttaatcaaaattattcatattaaaaaacaaatgtcgtCACTAAAATATAGTTCAAGTATGTCCttttattcaattaattttattattaccaAAATCAAACAGTTTTCACATCTCAGACAGGCTGACTCAGGATTACtcgtaaaacaaaaaatgtaatctcatttaccaaaactgaccatatttgaccTTTATCAAGTCATCTATATAGGAGCGTCGTCATTCAGTTATATATCATTCTATATCATTATGGACAGTATAATACAATTAACAGCAATATTGGAACCAGCATGTCTGtcctatttttattcaaaatattcaattgtAAACAAAGTgcagtagttttaatacctcaGATTGAACCTAACAACTGAATTCTTTGTCGGCATCTACCAAAAACTGACTATTTTTGCACTTTATTGTGTAAACTTTATCGCCGCATAGCAAATGAGTAATATTTTCATGTCAGTAGTTCGTGATggtttgtattttaaacaaaactatttaacaGAATCATTCAACACTCACATGACTGATTCATGTACACTGTACTTAATATTGAAAAGTATGagaagttctcttcttggaatagtATGCTTTAAGTAAAGTACGTaagttgattgattttgtttgtagcttaacgtccagtggcaagaTTCCATTCATGTTCAAATCGAGTATATTTTTCGGACGTCCCAAATATCATTTCTAATCGTTATGGACAAGTCTGTCTAAATTGAAGCGATGGTACAAACGTACATACTTATACAACACTCTATAAATATCCCTCGAGCTAGGATTAAGAGACGGTGGAAAATATGGAAAGAATCaacgtaaacaatgatgtttATATTCcatcatatacaaatattttctcGATGAGTTAGATAACCTTTCTACCCGCCTcgacatttgtacatgtaacttctgaaaagaaaatatactgtgaaagtacttttattcgtggggtaccaattttcgtggttttcgtggatgactttatccacgaatttaagtgtccaacgaaataaaacaaccattgtctaAATTAAGACATTAAGTGATCTCCGTCGGTAGGACGGTTTGACTACTTT
This Mytilus trossulus isolate FHL-02 chromosome 14, PNRI_Mtr1.1.1.hap1, whole genome shotgun sequence DNA region includes the following protein-coding sequences:
- the LOC134696984 gene encoding uncharacterized protein LOC134696984 — encoded protein: MMKLLCTDMLPILICNPGFITGFKRHSTAFDGMSIKNENSKGLIIQGLSYDSETGKRTNHFKGTSYSTRTFKNFIKNRPIRAAGDQPAEGKCQVFKWGGTSGTHWYSCCNNCNIPGNTPSCDGNTYQSASSNSYCSKCGEDNGISKASKYKNEFKCGDCDGQDTNRKKCLQGLRMIYNIPGLCWAHILCFKKFCEQSYSRRKRDLNTIPDTCFNLKCEVGETTSNCPVDCCSKKNPSCTWKKDTCLAQCCGEPTCCLSSTGNVLKLNTYMNFGIGLFLIIFLVL